A single region of the Pygocentrus nattereri isolate fPygNat1 chromosome 27, fPygNat1.pri, whole genome shotgun sequence genome encodes:
- the sdc3 gene encoding syndecan-3 yields the protein MKLPCWMALALLLAHSVATQRSSSRPVDEESSGDDFYDDEDLFSGSGSGYPEVEVSPTEKGVSFTTEEPLPLSTTQATGPAPSAPPAAEPSSTPPPETERESGVEWEREIEKERELEMELERKREQEEMKRRERERVRERERERERERVRTRTTIEPWYPTVPVVITESPVTLGDTEDLSTAEEEEDLFITTETSPPYDPFSTDETLTDDITTTEVLPITVASTTAQPTTSPTTPSTAPVRPRKPQTTPSRARPTESSARPMLTSTVQVRSPESTVNNEVAAAGPSGDSEIREDEGRQGNEVGRGKGVTDTGVEPDLTGNTIDTGSSAAQLPQKNILERKEVLIAVIVGGVVGALFAAFLVMLLVYRMKKKDEGSYTLEEPKQATVTYQKPDKQEEFYA from the exons acaCAGCGTAGTTCATCACGGCCAGTGGATGAGGAGAGCTCTGGAGATGACTTCTACGATGATGAGGACCTTTTTTCTGGTTCAGGCTCTGGCT ACCCAGAAGTAGAAGTAAGTCCTACTGAAAAGGGTGTGTCCTTCACCACAGAAGAGCCCCTCCCACTTTCAACAACGCAGGCCACTGGACCTGCCCCCTCTGCCCCACCAGCTGCAGAACCCAGCAGCACCCCTCCAccagaaactgagagagagagtggggtggagtgggagagagaaattgagaagGAAAGGGAACTGGAGATGGagctggagagaaagagagagcaagaggaaatGAAGAGA agggagagagaaagggtgagagaacgtgaaagagagagagaaagagagagagtaagaacaAGGACTACGATTGAGCCCTGGTACCCTACAGTTCCCGTGGTGATTACAGAGTCTCCTGTAACGCTGGGTGACACGGAGGATCTGAGCACtgcagaagaagaggaggatctCTTCATCACCACAGAAACATCACCTCCATATGATCCATTCAGCACTGACGAAACCTTGACagatgacatcacaaccactgaGGTTCTTCCCATCACTGTTGCCTCCACCACAGCTCAGCCCACAACGAGTCCAACCACGCCCAGTACTGCCCCTGTGCGGCCACGGAAACCACAGACCACACCCAGCAGAGCCAGACCCACTGAAAGCAGCGCACGTCCAATGCTTACCTCTACAGTACAG GTGAGGTCTCCAGAGTCAACAGTAAATAATGAAGTTGCAGCTGCAGGTCCCAGTGGGGATTCAGAGATCCGAGAGGATGAAGGTCGGCAAGGCAATGAAGTGGGACGAGGCAAAGGTGTGACCGACACAGGGGTGGAACCTGATTTAACTGGCAACACAATAGATACAGGAAGTTCAGCTGCTCAGCTTCCTCAGAAAAACATCCTAGAGAGAAAAGAAGTTTTGATAG CGGTAATCGTTGGAGGTGTCGTTGGTGCACTCTTTGCTGCATTCCTGGTCATGTTACTTGTTTACCGGATGAAGAAAAAGGATGAAGGCAGCTACACTTTGGAGGAGCCCAAACAAGCCACAGTCACCTATCAGAAGCCAGACAAGCAGGAGGAATTCTATGCCTAG